AAGCACTTCCCTATGAAGGAGAACAACACTGTTTATTTGTGGAAAAATGAGTTATCCACAACACTTATCAACTACATGTTTCAGATTGGCGAGAGACAAgtcaataaaaatagaaattggACGGGCAAGGAAAAGGCAGAGACGTGACTGTTTTAAAGTGGTTTGATACGGCAATAAGCACCCTGCATCAGTAGGTCTATATCATCATCATGTAGTACAGGcaaaaagataaataataaaaaataataaagtactTCAAATAACTATCCTTCAATAATGCTGCACAAACACATGATAGAGACTTTTGTATCACTAAACATTTTGCCTGTTTAGTGTACCAATCTCTCCTTAACTTTATGTGCATAAAGCACTTTTGTTAAGAAGTCCCACATCGGTAGATGGAAGGGAAATTAGTctccttatatggacttgggcaAACCTTTCCTCGTGAGCTAGCTTTTAGGGTTAAATTAGGTCCAGGTGTCATATCtttacatggtatcaaagcTAAGCCCATCCAATTTATTGTTCACCAATGTTGGGACCCCATTTATAAGTGTCATGCTCCAGTTGAGGTCTGGGCGTGCAGGGGAGTGTTAAGAAGATGTGGTATAGGGATGGAAAATTGGTgtccttatatggacttggacAAACCTCCATGatctagcttttggggttgagttaggtaGAAGTGCCATAAAGCAGGAAGAGAACAAGGCTGAGGGAGAAATATAAAAGTAAGTATTTAGAAGATCTCATGTGGTAAAAATTCCCACTCTCTTTTAGCGAAAAAGAACAACTGCATTACGTTGCAACAGACAAAAAGGCATTGAATAGAATACCAATTGCCTGCTAATTGTGATTTCAATTTATGTAGAAGTATCACCAAAGCTGCATCACTATCAATCAAATTGAACAGTTGATCTTGTCGTGACATATTGTTGCCGGTTAGGAAGTAATGCAATTTGAGATTGTTATACAGCATGATGAAGTCTATTGTTGCCGGTTAGGAAGTATTGCAATTTGAGATTGCTATACAGCATGATGAAGTCTAGAACATTCCATATATAACAAGAAAATATTGGAAGTCTTTGTCCATGTCAcagaagataaaataaaaattaactgAAACCTTTTCATTAAATGTACCTCATTGTCAGTCCCATGACCGAGCTGACCATACTGAGGCAGACCAGCAGTTCTATAAGACACGAAATAACATGAAAATGTGCAAGAAAAGTTAGAGCTGAAAATGCCATTACCaaaatcttttatttgtacACAGCATTACCAATGTAGTAGAAAGAAAAAACTTCACAAACCATACAATATAGAAGCTCCTTCAACTGAGGTTAGCCACACAGTAAAGTCAGCCCCACATGCAGTAGCGTTGACTTCAGTAACAGCACACCGGATTGGAGATAATTCGGTTTCTTCGACAATACGAAAAAGTGGTGATCTTAATTAGTTttataaatgaaagaaaaaaaaccaaGACAGAAAAAATCAGTGGACTCATATTGCTAGGAAATAAAGAAGACGTTGCTTAAGGCAAATTTTTGGTTCTTTATCAACAAAAAGAAAGGTAAATTCTTGGCTCCGTCCTATACTAGCTTATATTCTTTTCAATAAGATCCTACACTAGCTTATATAATCATAAATTTCTTATTCTTTCCTACATTAGATTATTTTTGTTAAAGGTTTATTTAAAGCATGCTTAAACCTTGAAACTTGGTGAAAACCAGGTCGGGCGCTTTGCCTCATTTAGTTGGTGCTTTAGCGTAGGCGTCAAGATGCATGTTACTGCTGGGTGGGTGTAAGTATCCAATACATGTGCATCTAGGTTTTCAGTAACTTTCAATAAATTTGATGAATCCACAAGAAATATCCACACACTTGTCACTCCCCCGTTTTGACAtgagttataaaaataaatgaaggaCCCATGTGACCTAGGTCATATCAGAAGAGAAATGCATGATCAAAGAGGGAGATGAAATAATGTTCATGCAACTGAGACAACAACAATTTGAATACTAACAGAAGGTCTTTTCCTTTGGTGCAAGTGAGTCAGAAACAGAAAAGGTAAGGAGCAACGGAGGGTGACAAAGGGGCTCACCATTTTTTACAGAGCCTATACCGAGCTGTCCGTGTTTATTCCAACCAAAAGCAAAGGACTGTCCGTCATCCGTAACTACCACTGTGTGGCTCCTTCCAGCTGCAGCTCTAATGATTTTATACCTGGAACAAAAAAGTTTTAAGTTATGCCAGAAATAAATACTTGATAGACATAACGGTTTCAGGAGACATGGGCTAACCATACAGGGAATATAAAAAGGAAATTGGAAGCCTTTCTACTTCTAAACACATACAAAAACATAGTTTTGAGTTACAAAACAAACATTACTGTCCATCGGAATATTCACCATTATAACATTTTTATCTTTCAAATAACTATGAGTAGATAAAAAAGGGGTGAATTTAGGATTTTAAGTTGTGGGTGTGGCATAGCTATGCACCCTTTACTCCTTTGTGGTATGGGTTTGAACTTAGTACATATTTTGAAACTTTTAATACTACATCTGCCACTCATAGAGGATACAAACCCAAGAACAGCTTACTTAGATAGTTCTGAAACAACAGTTGGTCTATCACGTGTTATTTTATCTCCATGACCAAGCTGCCCTTTCTGCAAAACCACAACACACTTCACAATCCAACAACAAAAAAGCAACACAAAAAGCACAACAGAAGAGAAAGATAAACACACACAACACACTTGCCTCATTCCTTCCCCATGTATAACAACGGCCTTCAGTATCTAGTGCTACACAGTGACAAGAAACTGCATTTCCATCaagaatgaaagaaaacaaTCAAAAAGGGCAGTCTTCAATCACATTACGggtatttgaaagaaaaaaaaagtggtTTTTGTTTTCAAAGTAAAAAAATGATACTTGAAAATTTGTAATTTCACAACAAAGACGATAACTTTGTATTACTCTACACTATTTTGGGTcgactatatgaatcctcaaAACATACATTTCACAGCATTTTACCCATACTGAGCTCTAAACAAACAAACTAATTATACAACTAAGCCAGAATTCGAAAAAAAAAGAGCAGAAAAGTGTATACCGCAACCAGCTGCAACAAAACAAATGTCGACACCAACAAGCGGACGAAGCCTCGTCGGCGACACCAAATTCCCTTCCTGCAAACCTTTCCGGCGACCAACGGAATCCCAACTAGTACATCCACAAAACAACAACTCCCCACCTTTCACTACCACCACTTCCTCCTTTTCTTCTACCTCCGACATCTCCGGCGAACTCAACGGtcgaaaaattcaaaaaaaaaaactgaagaaAGTTTAAAACAAACAGATCTTACTGAACCTCAACGTGAATACAACAAAACCCGCAAAAATCAGAAGAAAAAAACAGAGATTCGTAAGGAATCGGCGGCAAAAAGGTTTTAAGGAAAACAAGTTTTAGAAAGAAAACATCTGAAACCCTACAAACCACTGAGTATTAAAAAAGGAGATTTGTTTTGTGTATTTCGAGAATGTGAACTTTTTATTGgtctaaattataatttttgttgGTCCAAAATATAAATACACATTGGTGGAATGGATAATTACTAGTACTagcttttttcttcttctttttcctcttgCGCTTATTTGCTTTTTCTTCTAAATATATGTTCCTTTGGCTATAGGTTTTGAATcgaattttcataatttaataaataattaattgatcaatttttcaaatttgtGATAAAAAACGCTAGAGATTTATAATATTGTGAGCCGTAGGATTTAAGGTTCCTGCGGGTTTGGTCCGTTTAAGAAATTTCGAGGTATTCTTTGTTTGAAAGGAGGGCATATGCCTTTATTTTTTACTCTTTGGTCATTATCCATATTGTCTTTTTTTGGAATTATCTCTTAGAcgttttcctttttatttttaattttttggtataatacataaatatgttctaataaatatttaaatttgtataaagttaGATAAGTAAACACACGTGTCATACTTGACATTTTATGTGTCAATTCGCATCATTTGAGTATTATGTCATGTAGGAAGCGTGTGTTTATTTGTTCGACTTTATATATGTTtagttatatatattcaaaattgGACAATATAAATACCAGCTGAATctaaattaaaagatatatttataaaatatgtcTTTCTACTTTTTTTAATCAGTTACAACCTACCATGGCCATCCTATGAGACATATGTCATGTGTATTTTTCGTATCAGTTACAACCTATAATGAACACCTTATGAGACATTTTTCATGTGATTAACAGCAAAACAAGAATGCTTAATATTTCTGATCTTTTTTATTCTgtgtatattaaataattattggtATACCACCTATTCGTCGTTTCACTCTCTTGATGATCTCAGGTTCGcagggaggggggggggggggcaaatAGTTTAGGTCTACACTAAGGAAAGATTtgaatttaattcaatttttaaagaTTGTAAAAATTATTCGAGATCATATAAGAAGATAACTATCCATTTTCTAACCAATGTGAAAAACAAACACTTTACTTCACGTTCTCCATGTTTCATCTGCCTTTCCTTAGTCCAATGGGGTTGTAACTTCACTTTAacctagaaaaaaaaaatattcataaccCACAGACACACATGTAGTATACACATTATATCTTTTGGAAACATTGCAACTTTAACTAGAAGGAGAGACTTAaaataacgataaaaaataTTCCATGCAACTTATAAGTCAAGAATTCGACTTATGGAATCATCTAGTGATGCAGCCCTTATGCAAAATGCTTTGAGCAACAGTCTGCCTTTTTGCAACATTTACTTCAAAAGTTTCTGCATTCTTCACTGAAGATGAAAGGACGAAAAAAAGAATGGACAACGGGAAACAAGACACAAGTATAAGGGGTGACAATGTTTGATTACTATGATCTTTGTGTCTGGTTGTGCTAGTCCCATTGAACCAATGGCATGGATAATTTGCCCCTACACCATAGGACTACTTCTATGATCTCatactggaaaaaaaaaacagctCGATGCACTAAGCTCTGGCTATGCATGGAGTCCCAAGAAGGACCGGACCAAGACCAGAATGGTCTCATACTTTGTAAGTGCAAATTAACAAGGAATGCCGCAAGGTAAAAAGGCTTAAAGTTCCCTTAGAAGTAGAGAACAGTATAGGAGAAAACATTGGCacaaagtttgactccaatttATTGTTACAGTCATTTTCAATGAACAAAATATGTTTCACTACATTTAGAATAATTGTAGCCAGACACATATAAGAAACATATATAGATACTAATATCTGAAAGCTTGCTTGTGCTTAGCATGTGAAACCGATAGTAGGTAACAAACTTTTTAACTTCATTTAGAGATTATCTTCACCTCCTCTAAGGCTTTATGTTCATCCACTAGGCGGATGCAGGTGTTGCTGAAGCTGCGGATGCTTTCCCAACAGATAATTGCTGCATTTGACTAGGCTGCTGACGCTGCATCTGGAACATATTATGCTTCACTGGCATCTGTTGTGTCATGTTATTAGGCAACCGTCCTTCCTCCCTATGTTCCCCAGCTGCAAGCTTTAAACGCTGGACTTCAGCAGTTAATGCTTCATGCAGAGCTGCAGCACAAAGCTAAAGTTATAAATGTCCATCTTTATGGGTAGGTGCATTAGACAGACATTCATAGAGTAACAACATATCTATACATCTTGAATGTCAAGCATAAGATGCGCTTTGGATCTAGTTCTTGGTTGATCCAAAGCAGGCGACTAGAACATAGAAAAGTATAACTTGTCCTGCCTTCAAGATTAATTACAAACTTATCCCAATGTAATCAAACAAACACGGGCAAACCTGCTCTTTGGAAAATATAATGCTTCTCAAACACCTTAGACTTGAAAGATTTCAGAAAGGAATCTTTTGACACAGAAATCACAACTTCCACCCTAATAAACTAGTAAaccaaatataaagaaaaagacGGATGCAGTGCAGCCTACTTATAGTGACATGTCTACGAGGACAGAGATGGTATGAGCAGAACCGGGAAACACAATAAAATGGGCACAGTTCAAGAGAAACTTAAGTACCAAATACGAACATAAACAGGTACTGCTGGAACATCTTACTTCTTTGACTGTCAGCGACACATCATTTGGTAATATTGAAGTTCGGGTATTTTTCAATAGAAGACGCTGATGTTGCGGTACACTGTTAAATAAAGTCATTCTTCCTGAGTACGCGTGCTCGTTACTGATTAGAATATTCTTGCTGAGACGGATACATCAAATATTTTGGTTCTCTGATTCAGGTTTTTCGGTGCTCAGTGaggaaaattgattttttcacATTGCTAACATTTTGAAAATTCCAACCAACCAAACAAAAGTAACCAAATAGTTATTGACTGTGCATCAATTTCACAGAGCATTGAGTTGGTATTGTAATCTTAGGTCCCTAATTACTTTTCCTTTATCTCAGAGGGTTTCCTCACACAAATATTACGAGTCCTCTTGGGCTTCCTTCATCATATTCTTCACCTATCTTCACAGATCTACAATGGATTTCTACCATCTCTCTCCCCGTCTTCCTTCCGGCAGGCCATAGCATCCCATATTTTCCCCTTTCAAAGGCTCTATATGCATTGTaaactaatttatttttctcttttgcaTCTCAAATAGATGTACTTCAAAAAACCCATTTACTCAATTATGAATCACGATCACTATTAAAATCTCCTTCCTCCCATTTTCTTCAAACAACAGCAACAAAATCAATATGTAGAAGGCTGGAGTCATGAAGCTCAAACCAGGTCAAGTTCCAAGCTTTTCTTtctataaaacataaaattgcAAACTTCTctttctataaaaaaatattatccagcTGTAATCAGTAAACAGCTAAATATTCCTAAACTTCTccaatttttatgaatttaattTAAGAGGTAATTGTCACACCAAACatattaacaaaataaaatgtgTTTTTTGACGAAGTAAGGATGTTATCAATCAGCATTCAGTGGATGCAAGCAAAACACAAAGGAGCTGTTCCCCCTCTTCTGATAAGAAGTTTTACGCTGATAAATTCGTTttgcaaaaataaaatgagatttaTCAGCATAGAACTTCTCACCTTGAAAGAATCCTGCAAATGCATTAATTGAATAAGCTTAATTTAAGTAAAAGACAGATGGAAGCCACCAATGtctaaaacaataaaaatgaaattaagtTGATACTCCTAGAATGTACTTGATGGAGAAACCATATATTTTCAAACTACATAAAAGGAAATAAGGATACCAAGAAAGCTTTCCACAAATTTTGCAGAAACTACAAATAATTGATGACTTTGATGACagtgtttttcaaaaaaaaaaaaatacacattAGAGTATATTCTAATTTGTAGAAGATTATGCTATGGAAAATCTTATTTCGTTAACTACCCATTTGCAACAAGTAGATACCTCTTTGAAACACACTAGGGACTTAGAAACCAAAAGAAACAGAAAGTGGAACAGTAATACCATCTCTAAGTTGTGCCTGTTGTTCCATGGCTTGAATGCGGAATTTCAGCTCACTGTTCAGGCTTGAAATCTCCACAAAATTTTTCTGTAACAAGAACGAAAATCCAGTAAACAGACTGAAATTCATAAAAGAAGCATTGAAGCACAGCACAATATTTTCTACAGGCACCTGCAGGATGGTAACTTGTGTGGATAAGGTAGTTGTTTCTGTCTGTAGCTTTTGAACCTTGTGTTCCAATTCTGAGATGTAACGCGTTTTGCGCTCCTTGGATCGAGCAGCAGACAAACGATTAGCCAGTATCCTGAGGAAAGAAACTATCAGAGTATCAGGTATGATACTTtactaattttttcattttttatggaTTACTCAACCTTGTGCTTCTTAATGTGATACGAATATAAACTAGAATACTTTAGCAGCTAGTATCCATACCTTTTAGCACGCTTAGGATCTGATACTGCAATCTCAGCAAGTCTTTCATCTGCCATAATCTTCTTCATCTCAGCTTCACTAAATTCAGCATTTCCGAAGTCAAGATTGTGCTTGCTCGAACTTTCATTTCCTGAATTACTTGGTGAAAGCTGACCGGAACGTATCAGCACAGAAGTTGGTAAGTTTGGTGACTCGTCGCCATAGTGAAAACTTCCAATAGCACTATCCATGGAAAGACTCCTAAAGTGACGCGCAGCTGGAGCAATATTAGCATCGGCGCTCCTCTTGGTTCCTTCCCTTAAACTTGTTGGCTGGATGCTAACAGCGTTCCCTTTCAAAACACTTTCTGCTTCATTATTGCTGCTGTCACAACCGCTTGCCTTTGTCCCACTGACAATGCTGTCCTTATCTCTATCCTCCGTGCCAGAACCGTTCAATGTctctatattttctaaattcATGTAGGAAAACAATAACTCATCCGTAACCTCTCCCCTTGATTTCCTCTCACCAATCCCCTCTACATCAATCTTTCCATTGCTATCCCCAAGACTCCCTGCTCTCCCTAAAACTTTCTGGCCACTTATAGGCATCAGCTGAGGTGAAGACTGAATCATAGCTGAGAATCCCAATGGAACATCACTATTAGATCGACGATGCCCCTTCCGAGGAGGAAGACCATCCCTTGTAAAGGAAGACACAACTCCTGGACCTTGAGAACTCACATCTACTTCCTCCATAGATATGTCCTTCAAGCTAGAATGAGCCGACACCATCGACGGCTCACTAGGAGGGAAAGGGCTAAGTGGGGGCAAACAACTATTAGAGAAAATGCTCGATTGAGATAAAGACCTCAGATGAGAAGCAGCTCCAACACCAAAATTATGACTACTCATAGGTCGCTTAGAATTAGACTGAGCcatcaaaataaacaaataacagtAAAACCCCCCAAAAGATTCAATTTTTCCTTCACCCCAAATGCTATTTCTTCGTAATGATCAAAGAACTTGAATATTTCTTCGTAATGATCAAAGAACTTGAGAAATTCTCATCAGATTAATCAAAATTACAGCTCCCAGAAAAACCCTAGACTGCTTAAACCCCAAAACCCTGATTAAtcctaatccaatccaatttaACTAATCAATTTCAGCAAACACAAATACCAAACAAAAGATGAACAAAAAAACGAGAATCAAGATTGAGAAGAAGAGAACAAGGAAGAAAAGGAAGTACCTGAAAATTTTTAGTCAAAATTTAAAGGAGCTACAGTTGAATGTGATGAGACAAACGTGCAAACATTGATGAAAGTGAAGTTGTGGAGGTGGGGTTATAGGAGAAAAATCGGAATTGGGGAGAAGGTGAATTTCCCGCTGAAAATGGCGGTGATTACGGTTGAATTTGtaagaggaaaaaaaagtaataatatgAAAGAGAAGAGTAGAGGAGGAGCGAAGGGACAAACAACTTTGTCCCAATGATATAATGTATGTGAATCTTATACTTCATCAAGTTCactaaattattaaaacattcaaaataagtgaaactttttaaatttaagaaaattattggaattttttttaatgatatttaaCAATAATTAGGGGATAATTATTGTCAtaccccaaaaaagaaaaaatatttattattaaatattccATTAGTTTCATGCCTAAAAAGGAGTTCGAacatttttttgatatatacTCTGTATAAAGGGAAAAACACTgctcaattattttttgatattatatatatatatatatatatatatatatatataaactgtcCAATTACTTCTTGATACCATCGGagtatatatagtgtatatatattctGATGGTATAATAAAGAGAAAACAATGCAGTAAAAACacagtttaattattttttgataccatcagagtatatatatatatataatttgacaGTATCATGAAGGTCACGCAAAAACAGTCATGGGCGTGGTCACGCGAAAAAGGGGCAAGGCAGTGTTTGTAATTACTTTGAGCCTTTGATCCAATCAGAATAAATAAACTGAGGTAGGtccaatttaaataaatagcTTATTCCcttgatttattttatatagttttcccataaaataatacaataattaaaaataaaaaaatactcaaaaataaataagaaattaggtgaataatttatgaaaattaaGAAGGACAAAAACTTCGTATTttccataaataaattaaaaaatgacgGGCCGTTTTATGGGGTTGTGGAAAAAGCGATATCTTTCTCTTCCCCACTCACTATCCAAGTGCAACAATGCTACGCGCTACGACAAAAACAGGATTTTCTCCGATGTTGACTTCAGATTTGACAAAAAAGAattctatatataattatttgatattttcatattttgatcgGACTAATATAAATTTGTTACGAGTAAAacttattaaagaaaagtgtttcctgccaaaataattatatttatgcTGTTTAAAAGTTTGTAtgtatcttgatttatttattggGTTAGTTATTATATTTATGCAGACAGACTTTTAAATTAACAAATTTATGGAAAAAATGATGCATATGACCCTTTAGATGAATCTCACGTAAAAATATTAAAGGAAAGtgaaaacttttataaaagagaacataaattttattttatacacaAACATTTTCACTTATTAATAACGTAATCGAGAAAGTAAATATATGAGATATATCAGATCGAAGCAAAGCAAATAATACGTGACCCGAACCTAGATTGCGATTAAGGGTGTTCACGGGTCGGTTTGTATTGGTTATTGATCAAAACTAAAACTAAATCAATTTaatagatttaaaaattattaaaaccaaactaaatcaaataaaacatacatCCATCGGTTTGATTGTTATCGATTTCGATTtggtttgattcggttattaaccatacacaaaaataaaagaaatgattcattcaagagagaaaaaattaattgtttTCGTGGCATTTTGaatcttataattcttatattGTTAGCTAATTAAATTTACTAAACAACATAAACTAACTGAACAATGCATAAGCTAATGATATGGTTGTACAAATAAAAGACGCATCATACCTTAGTACCATTTTAAATTAGTGTGCTGcatttttttgcataaaaaaatgttcataaaaaataatatattatgtatatataattataaaaacacatgtatataattttTCGGTTCGGTTAgattatttctttgatttttttgaatgaaaccaaaatcaaactaaatattatcggtttttaaaaatgtaaaatcaaatcaaaccaaactaaataaaaaattaatttatttgatcgatttgatttgattttttgatttggattggtttttacccaaatcttgaaCATCCTTAATTGTGATGATATAAAACTTGTGAAAAGTATTTTCTATCGAGAATATTTTTGCTTTCATTTCATTGGCAATTAACAATTCCACTCCAGCCAAATGGTGTGTGAAATTATGCATTTAAAGCCGGCCCAAGTCAAAATTTACTATGTGGAATCTTTTTTGACTaattttgtggaatttcactttTGCCAACTTGGGAAATTGTAAAGTCCACCAATCATTGAAATTATCATCATCTTTTGTTAGAAAAATAGAGATGGAATTTTCCTTTTCGGACATACATAAATTTCTCTGTGATTTTAGAGGTAAAGTATTtatcaaaaatttgaataagTGTTAATGTTTTATCTTCGTTTTTTATAGGAGGATTGAACTTTGATCGATCACTCTTTTagtttaaaaaagataaaagaaaccACACTATGAATAACAAACTTTCTAATTTTATGCCTCGACTTAGGCAATGATTTTTTAATATAGAACTACAAAATTGAAAAAtgcaataaaaaaaagttactaTAAATTACAGTAGCTTCTTATAGTTGTATTTATCtgagaaaatatataataaggtAGTGGTGACAAAAGATTTTGATTTCCCAAATAGTAGAATTTCATGTGAAGTGGAATAGAATCATAGATCAAGTACAATATAAGGTAAAAGTTCATCTATTGAGTTACCTGGCCTTTAGTTTTAGAGCATGTTTGGAtggtcttataagttaaaaagtcATATATTAGAAATtcaaacttataatttttatctttttggcTAATAAATAATTGTTTAAAaatactattattttattttattccaaACATTacaaaaatgttttaaaattattttgactgaaaaacacttaaaataaatcgatccaaacaggctcttaatTTGTTTCTTTATTAAACTTCAAACAAGAGAAAACAAGATATCTTTCAATTGAAAAATTTCAGTAGTTCGGTTGATTGGTTACATGAACTTCAAGAAAACAACGATCCAATACTCATTCTAGTTCAATTCATGTTTCCGCTCTATCTTCATTACGAAGAAGTATCTGTTA
This region of Solanum dulcamara chromosome 9, daSolDulc1.2, whole genome shotgun sequence genomic DNA includes:
- the LOC129902872 gene encoding bZIP transcription factor 29-like isoform X2 yields the protein MSSHNFGVGAASHLRSLSQSSIFSNSCLPPLSPFPPSEPSMVSAHSSLKDISMEEVDVSSQGPGVVSSFTRDGLPPRKGHRRSNSDVPLGFSAMIQSSPQLMPISGQKVLGRAGSLGDSNGKIDVEGIGERKSRGEVTDELLFSYMNLENIETLNGSGTEDRDKDSIVSGTKASGCDSSNNEAESVLKGNAVSIQPTSLREGTKRSADANIAPAARHFRSLSMDSAIGSFHYGDESPNLPTSVLIRSGQLSPSNSGNESSSKHNLDFGNAEFSEAEMKKIMADERLAEIAVSDPKRAKRILANRLSAARSKERKTRYISELEHKVQKLQTETTTLSTQVTILQKNFVEISSLNSELKFRIQAMEQQAQLRDALHEALTAEVQRLKLAAGEHREEGRLPNNMTQQMPVKHNMFQMQRQQPSQMQQLSVGKASAASATPASA
- the LOC129902872 gene encoding bZIP transcription factor 30-like isoform X3; the encoded protein is MVSAHSSLKDISMEEVDVSSQGPGVVSSFTRDGLPPRKGHRRSNSDVPLGFSAMIQSSPQLMPISGQKVLGRAGSLGDSNGKIDVEGIGERKSRGEVTDELLFSYMNLENIETLNGSGTEDRDKDSIVSGTKASGCDSSNNEAESVLKGNAVSIQPTSLREGTKRSADANIAPAARHFRSLSMDSAIGSFHYGDESPNLPTSVLIRSGQLSPSNSGNESSSKHNLDFGNAEFSEAEMKKIMADERLAEIAVSDPKRAKRILANRLSAARSKERKTRYISELEHKVQKLQTETTTLSTQVTILQKNFVEISSLNSELKFRIQAMEQQAQLRDALHEALTAEVQRLKLAAGEHREEGRLPNNMTQQMPVKHNMFQMQRQQPSQMQQLSVGKASAASATPASA
- the LOC129902872 gene encoding bZIP transcription factor 29-like isoform X1, coding for MAQSNSKRPMSSHNFGVGAASHLRSLSQSSIFSNSCLPPLSPFPPSEPSMVSAHSSLKDISMEEVDVSSQGPGVVSSFTRDGLPPRKGHRRSNSDVPLGFSAMIQSSPQLMPISGQKVLGRAGSLGDSNGKIDVEGIGERKSRGEVTDELLFSYMNLENIETLNGSGTEDRDKDSIVSGTKASGCDSSNNEAESVLKGNAVSIQPTSLREGTKRSADANIAPAARHFRSLSMDSAIGSFHYGDESPNLPTSVLIRSGQLSPSNSGNESSSKHNLDFGNAEFSEAEMKKIMADERLAEIAVSDPKRAKRILANRLSAARSKERKTRYISELEHKVQKLQTETTTLSTQVTILQKNFVEISSLNSELKFRIQAMEQQAQLRDALHEALTAEVQRLKLAAGEHREEGRLPNNMTQQMPVKHNMFQMQRQQPSQMQQLSVGKASAASATPASA